In Hoplias malabaricus isolate fHopMal1 chromosome 6, fHopMal1.hap1, whole genome shotgun sequence, a single window of DNA contains:
- the LOC136699383 gene encoding uncharacterized protein yields the protein MPHTLGNSRVKEHPAALKEIGSRAHTVVGPWESGPMLLLRAEPGQTPSSLVDKVDQLEVRIRSLLLLRDKQRDSVLATPGALGRVSTPTTPALEPSQRGEWVTSRRHSQKAKADANAEAKASPPGHHPPPIRVSNRFALLSEAPAEEPVKSALVIGDSIVRHVKLATPLGALAVTVSCLSGARAPDISGNLRLLANRRYSRVVIHVGANDIRLRQSEVTKGNITEVIKLAQTMSDAVICSGPIPMRRGDEAYSRLWALNCWMSKWCSENQVGFIDNWLRFEGKPGLIGRDGIHPTREGAALLSCSIAHSLLVSQQSSVDSC from the exons atgcctcacaccctgggcaactccagagtgaaagagcatccagctgctctcaaggagattggttccagagcccatact gtggtgggcccatgggagagtggacccatgctgctccttcgggctgagcccggccagACCCC tagctctctggtggataaagtggaccagttagaagtgcgcatccggagcttattattgttgagggataaacagcgagattcagtgttagcaactccgggtgccttagggagagttagcacccccacgactccggcgttagagccctcacagcggggtgaatgggtgacgtctcggcgtcatagccagaaagctaaggctgatgctaacgctgaggccaaagctagcccaccgggacaccaccctcctccgattcgcgtgtcaaacaggtttgccctgctcagcgaagcacccgctgaggagcctgttaagagtgctctggttataggagactctattgttcgacacgtgaaattagctactcctttaggggcgctggcagtaacagttagctgtttatcgggagccagagcgccggatattagtggcaaccttagactgttagctaataggagatattcgagggtagtcattcatgtaggggccaatgatattcgtctgcggcagtctgaggtaactaagggtaatattacagaggtgattaaactggcccagacgatgtccgatgccgtaatctgctctggccccataccaatgcggcgtggcgacgaagcttacagcagactttgggcgttaaactgctggatgtccaagtggtgttccgaaaatcaagtgggctttatagacaattggttacgttttgagggcaagcctggtcttataggtagggatggtatccaccccacgcgggagggtgctgccttactttcttgcagtatagcacatagtcttttagttagtcagcagagtagtgtagatagctgctga